Proteins from a genomic interval of Trichoderma breve strain T069 chromosome 2, whole genome shotgun sequence:
- a CDS encoding carboxylesterase family domain-containing protein, whose product MFCHQSITLCSLALFWLGSLSPASASAVPHHNAPSAHTVNGTYTGLNLETFNQEAFYGIPFATPPLGDLRLRYPLPYNQSWKGSRNATVRSDSCPGFDKPFAQGFADGLTMGEDCLTLDIVRPANVKPGDNLPVFFWIYGGGFKAGGSADPRYNTSFMVRNSMDMKKPIIAVVPNYRTSAFGLLASKEVAAAGVGNIALFDQRLAMEWVSQNIRAFGGDPSKVTIAGESAGGSSAGYQLVAFKGKNNGLFRSAILESSSLLGASMNTVETLNVTYQGWYDNITTTVGCNTAADSLACLRTVPYAKLFSAVNGFQFKPYIDGKFISQPPSVSIAKGEIADVALIMGSNTDEGTAEFFTPRGTLNNDSDISSLVAHLGGGLNETVVANILRLYPDDPIQGCPFGTGPERFADQGFQFKRGAAISGDVNIHAGRRAYAVDHSQRSKHPIYTYRFDQAPWDMQEVDVTTTAPVYVTHYTEIVHVFDNPDKNVNWIGPYPIISELASFVSRSWVSFIHDQNPNNHGLQGKPSWCQLGGERRLPKTTAGVLEQTLVRADDVAVYPGRHS is encoded by the exons ATGTTCTGCCATCAATCAATAACCTTGTGCTCTTTGGCCCTCTTTTGGTTGGGCAGCTTGTCTCCTGCCAGTGCTTCAGCTGTCCCTCATCACAACGCACCCTCAGCTCATACCGTCAACGGGACTTATACTGGCCTCAATCTCGAAACTTTCAATCAGGAAGCCTTTTATGGCATCCCCTTTGCGACGCCTCCGCTGGGAGACTTGAGACTCCGGTATCCTTTGCCGTACAACCAGTCATGGAAAGGCTCTCGTAATGCTACTGTGCGGTCTGATTCGTGCCCTGGGTTCGACAAACCCTTCGCCCAAGGCTTCGCCGACGGGTTAACCATGGGCGAGGATTGTCTGACTCTTGACATTGTGAGACCCGCCAATGTTAAACCTGGAGACAACCTCCCCGTTTTCTTCTGGATATATGGTGGTGGCTTCAAAGCCGGGGGATCTGCTGACCCGCGCTACAACACGTCCTTCATGGTGCGCAACTCAATGGATATGAAGAAGCCAATAATAGCTGTCGTTCCCAACTATCGCACATCAGCGTTTGGCTTGTTGGCCTCCAAAGAGGTCGCTGCGGCCGGGGTTGGTAATATTGCTCTCTTTGACCAGCGGCTGGCGATGGAATGGGTGTCTCAGAATATTCGCGCGTTCGGCGGTGACCCCAGCAAGGTCACAATTGCTGGTGAGAGCGCAGGAGGCTCCTCAGCTGGATACCAGTTGGTGGCGTTCAAGGGGAAGAATAACGGCCTATTCAGAAGTGCCATTCTGGAGAGTTCGAGCTTGCTCGGTGCTTCGA TGAATACTGTTGAGACGTTGAATGTTACTTACCAAGGATGGTATGATAATATCACCACAACAGTCGGCTGTAACACGGCCGCGGACTCCCTAGCCTGTCTCCGCACCGTTCCTTACGCGAAGCTCTTCAGTGCTGTGAATGGCTTCCAGTTCAAACCCTATATAGACGGCAAATTCATATCTCAGCCTCCATCCGTCTCGATAGCAAAGGGCGAGATCGCCGATGTCGCTCTCATCATGGGGTCTAACACAGACGAGGGCACGGCTGAATTTTTTACGCCCCGTGGAACCCTGAACAACGACAGTGACATTTCGTCCCTTGTCGCACACCTTGGTGGCGGTCTTAATGAGACAGTTGTCGCCAACATCCTACGTCTCTATCCTGATGACCCCATCCAGGGCTGCCCCTTTGGCACTGGACCCGAGAGATTCGCAGACCAAGGCTTCCAGTTCAAGCGTGGCGCTGCCATTTCTGGTGATGTAAATATCCACGCTGGTCGCCGTGCCTACGCCGTCGATCATAGCCAGCGCTCAAAGCACCCGATCTATACGTACCGCTTCGACCAGGCGCCGTGGGACATGCAAGAAGTCGATGTTACAACGACTGCACCAGTATATGTCACGCATTACACTGAAATTGTTCACGTTTTTGATAATCCGGATAAAAATGTCAACTGGATTGGGCCGTATCCAATTATCTCAGAGCTAGCGAGCTTCGTGTCTCGATCTTGGGTATCATTCATCCATGATCAGAACCCAAACAACCACGGTCTTCAAGGAAAGCCA AGCTGGTGCCAGCTGGGTGGAGAAAGACGATTACCGAAAACCACAGCTGGCGTACTGGAGCAAACTTTGGTCAGAGCTGATGACGTAGCCGTATACCCTGGTAGGCACTCGTAG